Proteins encoded by one window of Geobacter sp. DSM 9736:
- a CDS encoding DUF5989 family protein, producing MDIFKDLWGFLKERKKWWLLPIILILLMVGALILLSAGSAIAPFIYTIF from the coding sequence ATGGATATTTTTAAAGACTTATGGGGTTTTCTTAAAGAGCGAAAAAAATGGTGGCTTCTGCCGATAATTCTTATCCTACTGATGGTAGGAGCACTTATCCTGCTTTCCGCTGGGTCAGCAATTGCCCCCTTTATTTATACAATATTCTAA
- a CDS encoding glycosyltransferase — protein MPIHLSTPGKTGDVEENCHSRSELAEMGTYLLPSFTAENMDLYLIRSSILEALSKFLRRYQGTILDVGCGKMPYKQLVLQHPDKYVYIGLDIENPRYQADAKPDLYWDGRTMPLEDCSVDCAIATELFEHIPIPENTMREIFRVLKPGGQLFFTVPFLWPLHDLPNDEYRYTPFALERHLRTSGFYNISLKALGGWNASLAQMIGLWARRKPMSDEEREKVSQELFPFYVKLVESDEKPDEFMEGQMITGVQGTASKPLRICYILLHIPVPSETFIITEILALQEVGVDVHTVSLGPSQQCHEDLMAHFKQPVYNLSDKSADSKSEINSLYFAALRLVSKYDILPALAVQAALAAEYVITHSIQHIHSHFASEAALVALLVSKLTGITYSCTAHAYDIFKVDVAGEFNPDRRLKLIVEHAAKFITVSEYNKAHFMALTNGAIADKLEIIHYGMDLSRFNKIERRPSGTVIFLSVGRLVEKKGHEYLLRAFQQVAESCKVHLRIVGEGPLRQSLVALADELGIADKVTFVGAVSSSVVLEEMKRADVFVLHSLTGEDGNREGMPVSIMEACVTGLPVVSTRHAGIPELIVEGESGFLVAEKDSAGFAEAMQSLALSPELREKMGTAGHNIVSENFNILNEAEKLKNIFTSIIVHHNRAASGNASQDTSINLLTVLYANLLKIKNLIKRFLA, from the coding sequence ATGCCTATACATTTATCTACACCTGGCAAAACCGGTGACGTAGAAGAAAACTGCCATTCTAGGTCCGAGTTGGCAGAAATGGGAACCTATCTCCTGCCCTCCTTCACAGCAGAAAACATGGATCTTTATCTCATAAGATCAAGTATTCTTGAAGCATTAAGTAAGTTTTTAAGAAGATATCAAGGCACGATCCTAGACGTTGGATGTGGAAAAATGCCTTATAAGCAATTGGTTCTTCAACATCCTGATAAGTACGTTTATATTGGGCTTGATATAGAGAACCCAAGATATCAAGCAGATGCTAAACCGGACCTTTACTGGGATGGGAGAACAATGCCTCTTGAAGACTGTTCGGTTGACTGTGCAATAGCAACAGAACTGTTTGAACATATACCTATTCCTGAAAATACAATGAGGGAAATATTCAGAGTTTTGAAACCTGGGGGACAACTTTTTTTCACAGTTCCATTTTTGTGGCCACTTCACGACCTGCCCAATGATGAATATAGGTACACCCCATTTGCGCTTGAGAGGCATCTCAGAACTTCTGGTTTTTATAATATTTCCTTGAAAGCACTAGGTGGGTGGAATGCAAGTTTGGCGCAGATGATTGGGCTTTGGGCGAGAAGAAAACCTATGTCAGACGAGGAAAGAGAAAAAGTATCTCAGGAATTATTTCCTTTTTACGTAAAGCTTGTTGAAAGTGATGAGAAGCCAGATGAGTTCATGGAGGGACAGATGATTACGGGGGTTCAGGGCACCGCCAGCAAGCCTCTGCGCATATGCTACATTCTATTGCACATACCGGTGCCCTCTGAAACTTTTATTATCACTGAGATTCTCGCACTGCAGGAAGTAGGAGTTGATGTTCATACCGTTTCACTGGGCCCATCTCAACAATGTCATGAAGACTTGATGGCACATTTTAAACAACCAGTATATAATCTCTCTGACAAAAGTGCAGACTCAAAAAGTGAGATAAATTCTTTGTATTTTGCAGCGCTGCGGCTGGTAAGTAAGTATGATATTCTCCCAGCCTTGGCAGTACAAGCTGCATTGGCAGCAGAATATGTAATTACTCATTCAATCCAACATATTCATTCACACTTTGCCTCAGAAGCTGCTTTGGTTGCATTGCTGGTCTCGAAGTTGACTGGTATTACCTACAGTTGTACCGCTCATGCTTATGATATTTTTAAAGTTGATGTAGCTGGAGAATTTAACCCTGACCGTCGTCTAAAGCTCATTGTTGAACATGCTGCCAAATTTATAACTGTTTCTGAATACAATAAAGCCCACTTTATGGCGCTAACAAACGGCGCTATAGCGGATAAACTTGAGATCATTCACTATGGGATGGACCTGAGCAGGTTTAACAAAATTGAGCGACGACCTAGTGGTACCGTGATTTTTCTATCGGTCGGCCGGTTAGTCGAGAAGAAAGGACATGAGTATCTCCTGAGGGCATTCCAGCAAGTAGCCGAGAGCTGCAAGGTACACCTAAGGATTGTAGGAGAGGGGCCTCTGCGTCAGAGCCTCGTGGCATTAGCTGATGAGTTGGGGATAGCTGACAAGGTAACTTTTGTTGGAGCAGTCTCCAGTAGCGTAGTTCTGGAAGAAATGAAGCGTGCTGATGTCTTTGTTTTGCATTCTCTGACCGGAGAGGACGGTAACAGGGAGGGAATGCCTGTTTCAATTATGGAGGCTTGTGTAACAGGCCTGCCTGTTGTCTCTACGCGGCATGCTGGTATACCTGAATTAATTGTTGAAGGCGAAAGTGGGTTTCTCGTTGCAGAAAAGGATTCGGCAGGGTTTGCTGAAGCAATGCAATCTCTTGCTTTATCTCCAGAGTTGCGGGAGAAAATGGGGACTGCCGGGCACAATATTGTGTCAGAGAACTTCAACATTCTGAATGAAGCAGAGAAGCTGAAAAATATATTCACATCTATTATTGTTCATCACAACCGAGCCGCATCAGGCAATGCAAGCCAAGATACCTCAATTAATTTGCTGACTGTTTTATATGCTAATCTGCTGAAAATAAAAAACCTCATTAAACGGTTTCTGGCTTGA
- a CDS encoding carbamoyltransferase yields the protein MKNKLILGISAYYHDSAAAVIEDGRIAYAVHEERLTRKKQDSSFPLQSIKASLDFLSQEKGRRVFLSDFDAIVFYDKPLLKFERILETYYAFAPRGLKQFLAAMPVWAKEKLFIKKMIYDGLAKIEPGVVKDVKLLFSEHHLSHAASAFYPSPFREAAIVTIDGVGEWATATIAHGKGREITMLKEQHFPHSVGLLYSAFTYFTGFKVNSGEYKLMGLAPYGDPTSDRTRRYIDAIYGNIIDMKADGSVWLNQDYFNYAVGLSMVNDEKWEKLFGFPRREPESELTQECCDLAYAIQQIIEDAVLRMAKEATRLTGSNNLCMAGGVALNCVANGKLLRAGIIDDLWIQPAAGDAGGALGAALAAYHGYFEAERTPPNCMDHMNGAYLGPEYDELDVGMTIRSFGAIAEKLDDEALYDRVADLIASGNVVGWFQGRMEWGPRALGNRSILADARSPQMQKKLNLKIKYREGFRPFAPSVLAEDAALYFERGDFSPYMLLIDYVREDRRNTLPNGYHQLPLKEKLYFLRSDIPSITHLDFSARVQTVHHETNPRYHSLIKRFKQKTGYGVIVNTSFNVRGEPIVCTPKDAYICFMRTEMDYLVLGNFLMAKERQPVWEEQGDWREQYGLD from the coding sequence ATGAAAAACAAACTTATTTTAGGCATCTCGGCATATTATCATGACTCGGCTGCTGCAGTAATAGAAGATGGTCGAATAGCTTATGCTGTGCACGAAGAGCGATTAACTCGGAAGAAACAGGACTCGTCTTTTCCTTTGCAATCCATTAAAGCCAGCCTTGACTTCCTGAGCCAGGAAAAGGGGCGTAGGGTTTTCCTAAGTGATTTTGACGCTATAGTTTTCTATGATAAGCCCCTTTTGAAATTCGAAAGGATTCTAGAGACTTATTACGCCTTTGCCCCCAGAGGCCTCAAACAGTTCCTGGCTGCCATGCCTGTTTGGGCAAAAGAAAAGCTATTCATCAAAAAAATGATCTACGATGGTTTAGCCAAAATTGAGCCAGGTGTTGTGAAGGATGTCAAGCTTCTGTTTTCCGAGCACCATCTATCCCACGCTGCGAGCGCATTTTATCCATCTCCCTTTCGGGAGGCCGCTATAGTTACAATTGATGGTGTAGGCGAATGGGCGACAGCAACAATTGCCCACGGTAAAGGCCGGGAAATTACCATGCTTAAAGAACAACATTTTCCCCATTCGGTCGGGCTTCTATATTCTGCATTTACCTACTTCACAGGGTTTAAGGTAAATTCCGGTGAATATAAACTGATGGGGCTTGCCCCTTATGGCGACCCAACTTCTGACCGTACACGACGCTACATTGATGCAATCTATGGCAATATCATTGACATGAAGGCAGATGGTTCCGTATGGCTGAACCAGGACTATTTCAACTATGCCGTCGGGCTTAGCATGGTCAATGACGAAAAATGGGAAAAGCTTTTTGGTTTTCCCAGGCGCGAGCCGGAGTCAGAGCTTACGCAAGAGTGCTGCGACCTAGCATATGCAATCCAGCAAATTATAGAGGATGCTGTTCTGCGAATGGCAAAGGAGGCAACAAGGCTAACTGGTAGCAATAACCTCTGTATGGCCGGGGGGGTAGCTCTAAATTGTGTAGCCAATGGTAAGCTGCTGCGGGCCGGGATAATCGATGACCTTTGGATACAGCCTGCAGCAGGCGACGCCGGGGGGGCTTTGGGCGCTGCGCTTGCTGCATATCACGGTTATTTTGAGGCAGAGAGAACGCCCCCTAACTGCATGGATCATATGAATGGTGCTTACTTGGGACCCGAATATGATGAACTCGATGTTGGGATGACAATTCGGTCATTCGGTGCGATTGCGGAAAAACTTGATGATGAAGCGCTTTATGATCGGGTTGCTGATCTGATTGCTTCAGGGAACGTGGTCGGATGGTTCCAAGGACGAATGGAATGGGGGCCACGTGCGCTGGGCAATAGGAGTATTCTTGCTGATGCCCGAAGCCCTCAGATGCAGAAAAAGCTGAATCTAAAAATCAAGTATCGAGAAGGATTTCGTCCGTTTGCTCCGTCAGTACTCGCAGAAGATGCTGCTCTGTACTTTGAGAGAGGTGATTTCTCTCCGTACATGCTCCTTATTGATTATGTGAGAGAGGACAGACGCAATACCCTACCAAATGGTTATCATCAACTACCTCTGAAAGAAAAGCTCTATTTCCTACGTTCCGATATCCCTTCTATCACGCATCTCGATTTCTCGGCTAGGGTGCAGACTGTGCATCATGAAACGAACCCTCGGTATCATAGCTTGATAAAAAGATTTAAGCAGAAAACAGGGTATGGAGTTATTGTAAACACAAGCTTTAACGTTCGCGGTGAGCCCATTGTCTGTACTCCCAAAGATGCCTACATCTGTTTCATGCGTACGGAAATGGACTATCTGGTGCTCGGGAACTTTCTTATGGCAAAAGAGCGGCAACCAGTCTGGGAAGAGCAAGGTGACTGGCGAGAACAATATGGCCTCGATTGA
- a CDS encoding glycosyltransferase family A protein, translating to MPKVSIIIPCYNHGHYLDEAVNSVLRQSFQDFEIIVVNDGSTDDFTNKLLSSYVKPKTTILNQENKGLGGARNSGIRLSTGEYIVCLDADDKLHPEFLQKTIPILDEDYEHRYGFVMTWVQLFGDMNFVWETSEYDPYLLGMRNGMHPAAPFRKECWEAGGGYSERMTTCGYEDWDFWVTIAALGYKWVTLKEPLIYYRKTAGSMLGKANEKRLVLFREIIKNHEQFYRANYEEIMVKGLGYFDARIKMYEDRLLELSARNKANTFLKKLKIVKDKLVFFRRG from the coding sequence ATGCCTAAAGTAAGTATAATTATACCCTGTTATAACCATGGCCATTACCTCGATGAGGCAGTTAATTCTGTTCTTCGCCAAAGCTTTCAAGATTTTGAAATTATTGTTGTGAACGACGGATCTACTGACGATTTCACCAATAAGTTGCTTTCAAGCTACGTTAAGCCTAAGACTACTATTCTCAATCAGGAAAATAAAGGTTTGGGAGGTGCTAGAAATAGTGGAATTAGACTTTCTACAGGTGAATATATTGTCTGTTTAGATGCTGACGACAAACTACACCCCGAATTTCTGCAAAAAACAATACCTATTCTTGATGAAGACTATGAACATCGGTATGGGTTTGTAATGACATGGGTCCAGCTCTTTGGTGATATGAATTTTGTATGGGAAACTTCAGAATATGATCCCTATTTGTTGGGGATGCGAAACGGAATGCATCCTGCTGCGCCTTTTCGGAAGGAGTGTTGGGAGGCGGGCGGGGGGTATAGTGAACGTATGACAACATGTGGCTATGAAGATTGGGATTTCTGGGTAACTATAGCTGCACTTGGATATAAATGGGTTACGTTAAAAGAACCGCTTATATATTACAGGAAAACAGCTGGTTCTATGCTAGGTAAGGCAAATGAGAAAAGACTGGTTCTTTTTAGAGAAATCATAAAAAACCATGAACAGTTCTATAGGGCCAACTATGAAGAAATCATGGTTAAAGGCTTAGGTTACTTTGACGCCAGAATAAAAATGTATGAAGACAGACTCTTGGAACTTTCTGCGAGAAATAAAGCGAATACCTTTCTGAAAAAGCTGAAAATTGTGAAGGACAAGCTTGTTTTCTTTCGTCGAGGGTAA
- a CDS encoding class I SAM-dependent methyltransferase, with the protein MQITTCYNCFSKNRSFYAEENGHSLVKCGKCGLLYLKERPDDTEISQAHKQGKHSGLVELDVTGQFTDSKVPNYLKVLKDIYQYDFRNNVKWLDIGCGHGEFMTALQHYATGTIIVTGSEPNVQKQQSARKRGLDVSYFDIETHTGTYDVISLLNVYSHLPNPLKFIESLKRCLNKDGEIIIETGDTADLQAKHHYRPFYLPDHLSFASEKIVTDILVRLGFKIISINKYPYPNSQRFQSRCIFVKELMKAVLPHRDTKFTGIFRSYLNQKLWSKTDMYIRARLIQP; encoded by the coding sequence ATGCAAATAACGACTTGCTATAACTGTTTTTCGAAGAACCGCTCTTTTTATGCTGAGGAAAATGGGCATTCCCTAGTAAAGTGTGGAAAATGTGGGCTTCTATACCTCAAAGAACGTCCTGATGATACTGAAATCTCCCAGGCGCATAAACAAGGAAAACATTCCGGACTTGTCGAGCTGGATGTGACGGGACAGTTTACTGACAGCAAAGTTCCAAATTATCTGAAGGTATTAAAAGATATATATCAATATGACTTTCGCAATAATGTGAAATGGCTCGATATTGGTTGTGGCCATGGCGAGTTTATGACCGCATTGCAACACTACGCAACGGGTACAATTATTGTAACCGGATCAGAACCCAATGTTCAGAAGCAACAATCAGCACGAAAAAGAGGGCTTGATGTTAGTTATTTCGATATAGAAACGCATACAGGTACCTACGATGTAATATCATTGCTTAATGTATATTCTCACCTCCCGAACCCCCTGAAATTTATAGAAAGCCTGAAGAGATGCCTCAACAAAGACGGCGAGATCATCATTGAAACAGGTGACACCGCTGATCTGCAAGCAAAACATCACTACAGGCCGTTCTATCTGCCTGATCACTTGAGTTTTGCTTCAGAAAAGATCGTGACTGACATTCTGGTACGCTTAGGGTTCAAAATCATTAGCATCAATAAGTATCCATACCCAAATTCTCAGCGGTTTCAAAGCCGCTGTATTTTCGTTAAAGAATTGATGAAAGCTGTTCTTCCACATCGGGATACAAAATTTACGGGAATATTTAGAAGTTATCTGAATCAAAAGCTTTGGTCCAAGACAGACATGTACATCAGAGCTAGACTAATACAACCATGA
- a CDS encoding ABC transporter ATP-binding protein — translation MQDAIIQVENLTKIYKLYDSPVARFKESLDPIRRKYHHDFYALKNVTFDVKKGESIGIIGKNGSGKSTLLKILTGVLTPTSGKVSVGGKISALLELGAGFNPELSGIENIYFNGMLMGYTREEMDERLDDILAFADISEFVLQPVKTYSSGMFVRLAFAVAVNVDPDILIIDEALSVGDALFQQRCIARIRAMRESGLTLLFVSHTPDVIRALCDTAIWLEGGCIKIIKEAVKVSNAYQHEIFLENNRLKSGQYLHKDSSCNMQKLDAAIVEKASKNITTSESIHIHHVNVINNSGELVDELCHGEDFEIEVQLSSGIYIPSLSVGILIKDRLGIDLTGESNFNKFRKGIALEYGQVATVSFRSKMLLSGGQTYTIALSLNSVSRWDRGDNILLYRDDAAAAFKVIADMDRPLWFKFYQEFGVHIDVE, via the coding sequence ATGCAAGACGCTATTATACAGGTTGAAAACCTGACAAAAATCTACAAGCTGTATGATTCACCGGTCGCACGGTTCAAGGAGTCTCTTGACCCAATCCGGCGCAAATATCATCATGATTTTTATGCCCTTAAAAATGTCACTTTCGACGTAAAAAAAGGAGAGTCGATTGGCATAATTGGCAAGAATGGTTCGGGCAAATCAACGCTCCTCAAGATACTCACCGGGGTGCTCACCCCCACATCCGGCAAGGTTTCAGTCGGCGGAAAGATCTCTGCTCTTCTGGAACTCGGCGCTGGCTTCAACCCTGAATTATCTGGCATCGAAAACATCTACTTCAACGGCATGCTTATGGGCTACACCCGGGAGGAAATGGACGAGCGGCTGGATGATATCCTGGCGTTCGCCGATATTTCCGAATTTGTACTGCAGCCGGTAAAAACCTATTCCAGTGGAATGTTTGTTCGCTTGGCGTTCGCGGTTGCAGTCAATGTTGATCCAGACATACTAATCATTGATGAAGCATTATCAGTAGGTGACGCCCTGTTTCAGCAGCGATGCATTGCAAGAATCCGAGCTATGCGGGAATCCGGACTGACACTGCTCTTTGTCAGCCACACTCCAGACGTGATTCGCGCCTTATGTGACACTGCCATCTGGCTTGAAGGCGGTTGTATCAAAATTATAAAAGAAGCTGTCAAAGTGTCCAACGCATACCAGCACGAAATATTTCTCGAGAATAACCGTCTCAAATCAGGTCAATACTTACACAAAGATAGCAGTTGTAACATGCAAAAATTAGATGCTGCTATTGTTGAAAAAGCCTCGAAGAATATAACTACGTCTGAGAGTATCCATATTCATCATGTGAATGTGATTAACAATAGTGGTGAATTAGTCGATGAATTATGCCATGGTGAGGATTTCGAAATAGAAGTTCAACTTTCTTCCGGTATCTACATTCCCAGTTTAAGTGTCGGCATCTTGATAAAAGACAGATTGGGAATTGATTTAACTGGTGAAAGTAACTTTAACAAGTTCCGCAAAGGGATTGCACTCGAGTATGGCCAAGTAGCTACGGTGTCTTTCCGGAGCAAGATGCTGCTGAGCGGCGGACAAACCTACACCATAGCATTAAGCTTGAATAGTGTATCCAGATGGGACAGAGGCGACAACATTCTGCTGTATAGGGATGATGCCGCAGCTGCTTTCAAAGTAATCGCAGATATGGATAGGCCTCTATGGTTCAAATTCTATCAGGAATTCGGGGTGCATATAGATGTCGAATAA
- the galE gene encoding UDP-glucose 4-epimerase GalE has translation MILVVGGAGYIGSHVNKALSAHGHETVVLDNLVYGHREFVKWGTFTLADLADIDSLRLVFKRYNIEAVMHFAAYAYVGESVLDPQKYYLNNLRNTLNLLQVMAEADVKHLVFSSTCATYGIPIKIPIDESHPQAPINPYGRSKLMVEHVLDDYSRAYGLKYVSLRYFNAAGADPDGDIGEQHNPETHLIPLVLNTILNKCSSVTIFGIDYDTPDGTCIRDYIHVTDLANAHLLALEYLRNGGRSGAFNLGNGNGFSVNAVIEKAVMITGEKIKVEIAGRREGDPPILVGSAEKAKAVLGWTPQYPDLEDILDTAWQWHKTASTK, from the coding sequence ATGATTCTTGTTGTAGGTGGAGCTGGATACATTGGTTCTCACGTAAACAAGGCCCTCTCTGCCCATGGCCATGAAACAGTAGTTCTCGATAATCTGGTTTACGGGCACAGAGAATTTGTAAAATGGGGTACTTTTACTCTTGCTGATTTGGCTGATATTGACAGTCTGCGCTTGGTCTTTAAGAGGTACAATATTGAGGCGGTAATGCATTTCGCTGCATATGCATATGTCGGAGAATCAGTTTTGGATCCTCAAAAGTATTACCTGAACAATTTGAGAAATACCCTGAATCTGCTGCAAGTCATGGCAGAGGCCGATGTCAAGCACCTAGTATTCTCCTCAACATGCGCAACATACGGAATCCCCATAAAGATTCCCATTGATGAGTCCCATCCACAGGCACCGATCAATCCCTACGGACGAAGCAAGTTGATGGTAGAGCATGTACTGGACGATTATAGTCGTGCTTATGGATTGAAATATGTTTCCCTGCGGTATTTCAATGCTGCGGGGGCGGACCCTGATGGGGATATTGGGGAACAGCATAACCCTGAGACTCACCTGATCCCATTGGTGCTGAATACCATTTTAAATAAATGCAGTAGTGTGACAATATTCGGCATTGATTACGACACTCCTGACGGCACTTGTATAAGGGATTATATACACGTAACTGATCTTGCAAATGCTCATCTATTAGCGCTAGAATACTTGCGAAATGGGGGAAGAAGCGGTGCCTTCAACCTAGGCAACGGGAATGGTTTTTCAGTTAATGCCGTAATAGAAAAGGCCGTCATGATAACAGGAGAGAAGATAAAGGTTGAAATAGCAGGTAGAAGAGAAGGTGACCCGCCCATACTAGTCGGTTCAGCCGAGAAGGCCAAGGCGGTTTTGGGCTGGACGCCGCAATATCCTGATCTCGAAGATATACTCGATACAGCCTGGCAATGGCATAAAACAGCAAGCACCAAGTAA
- a CDS encoding SxtJ family membrane protein: MSRKSPFSYGKCLEALLAASLFFLILHLITGYTLLLVLPMILMGGGLISTRATEWVGRFWLAAAHAIGAINNTVLLTIVFYLVLTPLAFAYRLVHRDLLQLKNNTYIDTYLISRNKSYISKDFEKLW; this comes from the coding sequence ATGTCAAGAAAGTCTCCTTTTAGCTATGGTAAATGCCTTGAAGCACTTCTTGCAGCTTCATTGTTTTTTCTTATTTTACATTTGATTACAGGGTATACCTTGCTGCTTGTTCTTCCTATGATATTGATGGGGGGAGGGCTCATTTCAACAAGAGCGACAGAATGGGTTGGTAGATTTTGGCTTGCAGCGGCTCATGCTATTGGTGCTATTAATAATACCGTTTTGCTGACCATTGTTTTCTATCTAGTCTTAACTCCGCTTGCTTTTGCCTATCGACTAGTGCATCGGGACCTCTTGCAACTAAAAAACAACACTTATATCGACACTTATCTTATTTCCAGGAATAAGTCTTATATCTCTAAGGACTTTGAGAAGCTCTGGTAA
- a CDS encoding methyltransferase domain-containing protein yields the protein MSFSFFYSAKGKIWSYIIKLDNMSKDRFECPICSYQGPFEDIGPDTGIRKHARCPSCGSLERHRLQYLVVRSVLADLPVSQMQMLHFAPEGVLKNFFAKIFYRYETADLCMDGVDHKVDLEALPFADGSYDFVFASHVLEHVPDDLKAIREIRRILKPNGLAILPVPVISTETVEYQEPNPDEHYHMRAPGLDYFERYAHFFSRVVQFTSDSLPEKFQLFIYEDRRKWHSSHSNKEKHIDIVPVCYV from the coding sequence GTGTCGTTCAGTTTTTTTTATTCTGCAAAAGGTAAAATTTGGTCGTATATAATTAAACTTGATAACATGTCTAAAGATAGATTCGAGTGTCCTATTTGTTCTTACCAGGGGCCTTTTGAGGATATAGGGCCTGATACTGGTATTCGTAAGCATGCCAGATGCCCAAGCTGTGGATCATTAGAGCGACACAGGCTGCAATACTTGGTTGTTCGCTCTGTTTTGGCCGATTTGCCTGTTTCACAAATGCAAATGTTGCATTTTGCTCCTGAAGGGGTTCTTAAAAATTTCTTTGCTAAGATCTTTTATAGATATGAGACGGCAGATTTGTGCATGGATGGTGTGGATCATAAGGTTGATCTTGAGGCCCTCCCGTTTGCCGATGGTTCGTATGATTTTGTGTTTGCCTCTCATGTGTTGGAACATGTACCCGACGATTTAAAAGCTATCCGCGAGATACGCAGAATCCTTAAACCGAATGGGCTAGCTATACTGCCAGTTCCAGTAATTTCTACTGAAACTGTAGAGTATCAAGAGCCAAATCCCGATGAGCATTACCATATGCGAGCGCCGGGGCTCGACTATTTCGAACGGTATGCACATTTTTTTTCCAGAGTCGTCCAGTTCACATCTGATAGTCTTCCAGAGAAATTCCAGCTCTTCATCTATGAAGATAGACGTAAGTGGCATTCGTCACACAGTAACAAAGAGAAGCACATTGATATTGTTCCGGTGTGCTACGTATAA